From Haliotis asinina isolate JCU_RB_2024 chromosome 8, JCU_Hal_asi_v2, whole genome shotgun sequence, a single genomic window includes:
- the LOC137295237 gene encoding carboxypeptidase inhibitor SmCI-like, which yields MSNVYLYLAFVILLVDFSEQQPTAEVCNHKPDRGPCTAFYRRYHFNPATQACQSFTYGGCGGNANNFQTITDCEKACFPTCAEPSDRGPCRPIINRYFFNAETKTCETFIYGGCGGNSNNFENVTECQDTCINVCNLTPEVGPCTARVRRFAFDPISQRCKKFIYGGCGGNANNFKTIDACWKKCSRGEQE from the exons ATGTCGAATGTTTACCTCTATTTAGCTTTTGTGATTCTCCTTGTTGACTTTAGTGAACAGCAGCCCACAGCTGAAG TTTGCAACCATAAGCCGGACAGAGGACCATGCACTGCATTTTACCGTCGGTATCACTTCAACCCTGCAACCCAAGCGTGTCAATCGTTTACCTATGGAGGTTGCGGTGGTAACGCCAACAATTTTCAGACCATCACGGACTGTGAGAAAGCCTGTTTCCCAA CTTGTGCTGAGCCGTCGGACAGAGGACCATGTAGGCCCATTATCAACCGGTATTTCTTTAATGCTGAAACTAAAACTTGCGAGACCTTTATATACGGCGGTTGTGGCGGTAATTCCAACAACTTCGAGAACGTCACGGAGTGTCAGGACACCTGTATCAATG TCTGTAACCTGACACCGGAAGTTGGACCCTGCACGGCACGTGTCCGTCGTTTCGCCTTTGACCCGATTTCGCAAAGGTGTAAGAAATTTATCTACGGCGGCTGTGGTGGCAACGCCAACAACTTCAAAACCATCGATGCTTGTTGGAAAAAATGCAGTCGGGGTGAGCAGGAATAA